The following is a genomic window from Lujinxingia vulgaris.
CGTGGAGGAGGCGCGATGTGTTGCGGAGGGCTTCGCCGCGTCGAGTTGCTCACCCAGGGCCATCTTCGCCAGGGTACGAAAACGCTCGGGGATCTCGGCGTGAGCGATGTAATCCTGACGGGCGGCGACCGTGCCGGAGGCGGGGGCCGGCTCGTCGGTGGTGAGCTCGGTGAGGCTGACGAGAAGTTCGAGAAGTCGTTGGCCGGCGCGGTCTTTAAGTCGCTCGACCTCGTCCATGCCCCAGGTCTCGGAGGCCTGTGGCGGCGCAAATGGGGAGAGGAGGGCTGCGGCACGGGTGATCGCCTCCAGGAAGGCCGGGTCCTGGAACATGGGGCTGAGCATCAGCCGCGTCATCACCGCCTCGCGCCCCTCACGGGCGTCGAGCCAGTCGAGGTACTCGAAGAAGAGGGCGGCGTTGGGGTCGAGGGCAAAGCCACGCTCCATACCCCACTGAGCGAAGCGGGCCAGTGCTCCTTGAATGGCGGTGATCTGCTCCGGCTGGATCATCTCATGGGCAAGGCGCTTTGCGATCTTCTGGCCGGCCTTCTGCACGCGGGCGCCCATCTTTCGGGCACCGATCTTTCCGACTCGCCCCAGCGTGCGGACCGCACGGGGGGCGGGGATGCGCGTGAGAAGACCCCTGTCCTGGGAGTTGTCATCCATAAAAAACTCGCTGCCTCAGAGAGGTCGAGGGCGCTGCGGGCACGTCATTTGCTTTGCGATCTGGAAAACGTGCCTAGAGTTGGCGCGTCGTGGATGCGCCTCCCGGCTGGCACGCGAAGGTTGACGCCATCGCGCTGGCGCGCCAAAAGGGAGGTGCACGATGTTAGCCACGGGGCAAGTTGTCAACGAGCGAGCCACGCTCAAAAGAGTGGACGCCTCGGATCGAGGCCCAGGATAAAAATATGTCGCAAGAACAAGAAAGCACTCCCCAAGAACCGATGGAAAAGAACCAGGATCTGGCGCTGTTGCCCTTGCGCAACACGGTGCTCTTTCCCCAGGTGGTCGTGCCCCTTGCGGTGGGCCGCCCCAAGAGCGTTCGCCTGATCGAGGACGCGGTCAAAAACGAGAAGCCGATCGCGGTGCTCACCCAGCGAAACGCCGACACCGACGATCCGGTCGCCTCCGATCTCTATGAGATCGGGACGGTCGCCCGCATCCTCAAAGTGGTGAAGATCGCCAACGATAACTACAGCGTGATCATTCAGGGGCAGAAGCGCATTCGCCTCAACGAGATCACTCAGGAAGAGCCCTACTTCATCGGGAACTTCGATGTGCTCGAGCCCGAAGCGGAGCTCAGCGCGGAGCAGCAGGTCGAGATCGAGGCGCTTTTCCTCAACCTGAAGAGCACCGCCAAGCAGGTCGTGAAGTTCATCCCGGAGATGCCCAAAGAGGCCTCCCAGATGGTCGACGGGGTCAACGATCCCGGCCAGCTCTGCGACTTCGTGGTCGCCAATATGGAGAACACGCCCGAAGAGAAGCAGGCCATCCTGGAGACGGTCGATCTTAAGGAGCGTCTCACCAAGGTGGTCACGCTTCTGGCGCGCCAGCTGGAGGTGCTGCGGGTCAGCGACAAGATTCAAAGTCAGATCAAAGAAGAGATCGACAAGAATCAGCGCGAGTACTACCTGCGCCAGCAGCTCAAGGCGATCAAAGAGCAGCTCGGTGAGCTCGATGGGGAGGGCGGCGACCTCGAAGACATCGCTCAGGCGATCGAAGAGGCGAATCTTCCCAAAGAGGTCGAGGAGGTCTGCCGCAAGCAGATGAACCGCCTGCGCATGATGCAGCCGGCGTCGAGCGAGTACGGTGTCACGCGCACCTACCTGGAGACGCTGCTCGACATCCCCTGGAGCAAGTCCACCGAGGATAAGCTCAACATCCAGGAGTCGCGCACGATCCTCGATGAGGATCACTATGACCTCGATAAGGTGAAGAAGCGCATCATCGAGTACCTGGCGGTGCGCAAGCTCAAGAACGACATGAAAGGGCCGATCTTGTGCCTGGTGGGCCCTCCCGGCGTGGGTAAAACCAGCCTGGGGCGCAGTGTGGCGCGGGCGCTCGGTCGCAAGTTTGTGCGCATCAGCCTGGGTGGCGTGCACGATGAGTCCGAGATTCGCGGGCACCGTCGCACCTACGTCGGCGCGCTCCCCGGACGGATTGTGCAGGCGCTGCGTAAGGCCGGCACGAACAACCCGGTGTTCATGCTCGATGAGGTCGATAAGATCGGTCGCGACTTCCGAGGTGATCCTTCGGCGGCGCTGCTGGAGGTGCTTGACCCGGCGCAGAACCACAACTTCTCCGATCACTACATGGAGGTGCCGGTCGATCTCTCCAACGTGCTCTTTGTGGCGACGGCTAACCAGCTCGACACGATCTCGGCGCCGCTTCGCGACCGTATGGATGTGATTGAGATCCCGGGCTACACCGCCCAGGACAAGCACCACATCTCGCGCCAGTACCTCATCCCCAAAGCGCTGGAGTCGCACGGGATCACCGAGGAGAACCTGCGCATTGACGATGAGGCGCTCGACATCATCATCCGCAACTACACCCGCGAGGCGGGCGTACGTAGCCTGGAGCGACGCATCGCGGACATCGCGCGTGGTGTGGCGGTGAAGGTTGCCGAGAACCTGGGCAAGTCCGAGGAGGAGAGCCAGGAGATCAGCGTCACGGTCGAGCCTGATGACATCGCTGACTACCTGGGACCGGAGCGCTACCAGTACGAAGTCGCGCAGCGCACCTCGTCGCCCGGCGTGGCCACCGGCCTTGCGTGGACGGCTGCCGGCGGCGACATCCTCTTCATCGAGTCGACGCGCATGCCGGGTAAGGGTGAGCTCGTGCTCACCGGACAGCTGGGCGATGTGATGAAGGAGTCGGTGCGTGCCGCGCTGAGCTACATCCGCAGCCGCGCTGAGGATTACGAACTCGCGCCGAACTTCATGCGCGAGAACGACATCCACATTCACGTGCCGGCCGGCGCCATCCCCAAAGATGGTCCTTCGGCGGGTATCACGATGTACATCTCGCTCTTGAGCCTCCTGACCGGCGTGAAGGTACGCAGTGATGTGGCGATGAGCGGTGAGATCACGCTGCGCGGCAACGTGCTCCCCGTGGGGGGCATCAAAGAGAAAGTGCTCGCTGCGCACCGCTCTGGCATCAAGCGCATCATCCTGCCGGCGCGCAACAAGAAGGACCTGATGGACGTCTCCGAAGACATCCAGAAAGAGCTCGACTTCCACTTCGTGGAGCACGTCAGCGTGCTGCCGGAGCTGGTCTTTGAAGAAGGGACGTGGACCATCGGTGGCGAGAAGGCTTCCGGTGAGGCCAGCGCTGAATAAGCTCCCGGTGAAGAGGCATAGAAGAGCATAACTAAAAAAGGCCGCCCGATGAGGGCGGCCTTTTTTATGGGCGGTGCAATCTGCCGGCGATGATCAACGGAACTCGACTTCCATGATCTCCACGACGCGGTCGCCGCCCGGAGCTTTAATGACCGACTCGTCGCCGACGGTTTTTCCGATCAGCGCGCGAGCGATGGGGCTGGCGTACGAGATCTTGAGCTCTTTGATGTCGGCCTCATCGTCGCCCACGATCTGGTAGGTCTTCTCTTCGTCGGTATCCAGGAAGAAGACGGTGACGAAGGCGCCGAAGATCACGCGGTCGCCGCTGAGCTCATCGGTGTCGATCACCTGGGCGTGGGCGAGTTTGCCTTCAATCTCGCGGATGCGCCCCTCGACGAAGCCCTGCTTGTCTTTGGCGGCGTGGTACTCGGCGTTTTCTTTAAGGTCACCGTGCGCACGGGCTTCTTCGATCTCCTGGACGATGCGCGGGCGCTGGACTTTTTTGAGGTTGTCGAGCTCTTCGCGAAGTTTGCGATGGCCATCGACGGTCATGGGGATCTTTTGCATGGGTTGCCTCATGAGCAGCAGGACACGAGCGCTCGCGTCCAGAGACGTGGCGCTGTGCCTTAGAAATAAATGCCCCCATCGTGGCGAACCAGGATGGGGGGCGGCTTGTCTGAAAGAGTCGCGATGCGCCTCGGCGGCGTGTCGCTCAGGTAAGTATGGGACAGCCCGGCAAATAGATCAACGGGCAGTCTGGGGGGCGTGAAGCTCCTGAATGGAGTGCACCGTGGGGGAGGCTTTGGCCAGGGCACCCAGCGCGCCGACGGCGCCGCGCGCGGCGGCCAGGGTGGTGAAGTAGGTCATGCCCAGCTGCAACGCGGCGCGGCGGATGGTGCGGCTGTCGTGCACCGCCTGACCGCCGACGGTGGTGTTGATGACGATGTCGACCTCCCCGTTGATCATGGCGTCGACGATATGAGGCTGGCCTTCGCGCACCTTGTTGATGGGGGTGACCTTGAGGCCGTTCTGAGTGAGGTAGGCGGCGGTGCCGCGTGTGGCCAGAAGGTTAAAACCGAGCTCACTCAGGCCCCGCGCCACCGGCACGCTGGCCCATTTGTCGTCGTCTTTGACGCTGATGAAGACCGTGCCACCGGTTGGCGGCGCGTTGCCCGCGCCAACCTGGGCCTTGTAGAACGCCATCTCGTAGCTGGGGTCGATGCCCATGCATTCGCCGGTGGAGCGCATCTCCGGGCCCAGCAGGCTGTCGACTTCGGGGAACTTCGTGAAGGGGAAGACGCTCTCTTTGACCGAGAAGAACGTCGGGACGCGCTCCTCGGTGAAGCCCAGCTCCTCCAGCGACTCGCCGAGCATGGCGCGGGCGGCGATCTTGGCCAGCGGGCTGCCGATGGCTTTGGAGACGAAGGGGATGGTGCGGCTGGCCCGCGGGTTGACCTCAAGCACGTAGACGTTGCGGTCCTGGACGGCGAACTGCACGTTCATCAGCCCGACGATGTTGAGCTCTTTTGCCAGGCTTAAGGTCTGCTCACGGATCGTGCGCAGCACCACCTCGGGCAGGTCGTGGGAGGGGAGCGCGCAGGCGGAGTCGCCGGAGTGAACGCCGGCCTCTTCAATATGCTCCATGATGCCGCCGACCACGGCAAGCGTACCGTCGCTGACGCAGTCGACGTCGACCTCGACCGCCCGGCTCAGGAAGGTATCGAGGAGCACCGGGTTGTCGGGCGACTCGGATTGCGCGCGCAAGAAGACCTGCTCGAAGCTCTGAGCATCGTAGACAACTTCCATCGCGCGTCCGCCGAGCACGTAGCTGGGGCGTACCATCATGGGGAAGCCGAGCTCGGAGGCAGCCTTCTGGGCCTGCTCCCATGTCATGACGGTGCGGGCGTCGGGCTGCTTGAGCTCGAGCTTTTCGACGATGGCGTTGAAGAGCTCGCGATCTTCGGTGCGGTCGATGGCCTCCGGAGAGGTTCCCAGCACTTTGATGCCGAGCTCGGTGAGGGCCGCGGCGAGTTTGAGAGGGGTCTGGCCACCGAACTGAAGGATGACACCTTCGGGTTTTTCGATGTCGATGATGGCCAGCACCGTCTCCAGGGTCAGGGGCTCAAAATAGAGGCGGTCGCTGATGTCGTAGTCGGTGGAGACGGTCTCCGGGTTGCAGTTGACCATGATGGTGCGATAGCCGGCCTCGCCAAGCGCCATCACCGCGTGCACCGCGCAGTAGTCAAACTCGATGCCCTGGCCGATGCGGTTGGGACCGCCGCCCAGGATCATGACTCCGGGGCGATCATCGGGTTGCGACTCGCAGCTGCCGGTCTCAAAGCTGGAGTAGAAGTAGGAGGTGACCGCCTCGAACTCCGCCGCGCAGGTGTCGACCTGCTTGAACGTGGGTGTGACTCCGATGGATTGGCGATGCTCGCGCACCTCGCGCTCGGTGCGACCGAGGATGCGGGCGATGTCGGCGTCGCCCAGACCGTAGCGCTTGGCCAGGAAGATGTCTTCGTCGGCCGGCCAGCTGCCGGCGGGTGCGGCGCTTAAGAGCTGCTCGACTTCAACGACCTGCTGGAACTGATCGAGGAACCAGGGGTCGATGCGCGAGTGCTGGTGGACGGTCTCAAGGGAGAGGCCGCGCCGCAGGGCTTCAAAGACGTACCAGGGTCGCCGCGGGGTGGGGCGGCGAAGGTGGGGCGCGAAGAACTCTTCGATCTGCACCGGGGTGGCGTCGTCGGCCGGCAGGTCGATGTCGGCGAAGAGTCCGCTGTCGCGCTGCTCCAGGCTTCGCAACGCTTTGAGGTAGGCCTCGGGGAAGGTGCGGGCGATGCTCATCGCCTCGCCGACCGACTTCATCTGCGTGGTGAGCGTGTCGGAAGCGTCGGGGAACTTCTCAAACGCAAAGCGCGGGATCTTGACCACGGTGTAGTCGAGCACCGGCTCGAAGGCCGCCGCGGTCTTCTGGGTGATGTCGTTGAGGAGCTCGTCGAG
Proteins encoded in this region:
- the lon gene encoding endopeptidase La — encoded protein: MEKNQDLALLPLRNTVLFPQVVVPLAVGRPKSVRLIEDAVKNEKPIAVLTQRNADTDDPVASDLYEIGTVARILKVVKIANDNYSVIIQGQKRIRLNEITQEEPYFIGNFDVLEPEAELSAEQQVEIEALFLNLKSTAKQVVKFIPEMPKEASQMVDGVNDPGQLCDFVVANMENTPEEKQAILETVDLKERLTKVVTLLARQLEVLRVSDKIQSQIKEEIDKNQREYYLRQQLKAIKEQLGELDGEGGDLEDIAQAIEEANLPKEVEEVCRKQMNRLRMMQPASSEYGVTRTYLETLLDIPWSKSTEDKLNIQESRTILDEDHYDLDKVKKRIIEYLAVRKLKNDMKGPILCLVGPPGVGKTSLGRSVARALGRKFVRISLGGVHDESEIRGHRRTYVGALPGRIVQALRKAGTNNPVFMLDEVDKIGRDFRGDPSAALLEVLDPAQNHNFSDHYMEVPVDLSNVLFVATANQLDTISAPLRDRMDVIEIPGYTAQDKHHISRQYLIPKALESHGITEENLRIDDEALDIIIRNYTREAGVRSLERRIADIARGVAVKVAENLGKSEEESQEISVTVEPDDIADYLGPERYQYEVAQRTSSPGVATGLAWTAAGGDILFIESTRMPGKGELVLTGQLGDVMKESVRAALSYIRSRAEDYELAPNFMRENDIHIHVPAGAIPKDGPSAGITMYISLLSLLTGVKVRSDVAMSGEITLRGNVLPVGGIKEKVLAAHRSGIKRIILPARNKKDLMDVSEDIQKELDFHFVEHVSVLPELVFEEGTWTIGGEKASGEASAE
- the greA gene encoding transcription elongation factor GreA, with the protein product MQKIPMTVDGHRKLREELDNLKKVQRPRIVQEIEEARAHGDLKENAEYHAAKDKQGFVEGRIREIEGKLAHAQVIDTDELSGDRVIFGAFVTVFFLDTDEEKTYQIVGDDEADIKELKISYASPIARALIGKTVGDESVIKAPGGDRVVEIMEVEFR
- the carB gene encoding carbamoyl-phosphate synthase large subunit; this encodes MPRRHDLKSICILGSGPIVIGQAAEFDYSGTQAIRALRAEGFRVILVNSNPATIMTDPELADATYIEPLTPAFVTRVLEKERPDAVLPTMGGQTALNIAMSLHEDGTLDRLGVELIGAKPEVITRAEDREEFANTMRAIGVDQPAAGVARSLDEAWEIQARVGFPAILRPSFTMGGSGGNIAYNREEFAEYVKWSLSQSPTGEVLIDESLLGWKEYELELMRDSNDNVVIICGIENVDPMGVHTGDSITVAPIQTLTDREYQAMRDDAIRIIRAVGVETGGCNIQFGVCPQTGRRVVIEMNPRVSRSSALASKATGYPIAKIAALLSVGYTLDELLNDITQKTAAAFEPVLDYTVVKIPRFAFEKFPDASDTLTTQMKSVGEAMSIARTFPEAYLKALRSLEQRDSGLFADIDLPADDATPVQIEEFFAPHLRRPTPRRPWYVFEALRRGLSLETVHQHSRIDPWFLDQFQQVVEVEQLLSAAPAGSWPADEDIFLAKRYGLGDADIARILGRTEREVREHRQSIGVTPTFKQVDTCAAEFEAVTSYFYSSFETGSCESQPDDRPGVMILGGGPNRIGQGIEFDYCAVHAVMALGEAGYRTIMVNCNPETVSTDYDISDRLYFEPLTLETVLAIIDIEKPEGVILQFGGQTPLKLAAALTELGIKVLGTSPEAIDRTEDRELFNAIVEKLELKQPDARTVMTWEQAQKAASELGFPMMVRPSYVLGGRAMEVVYDAQSFEQVFLRAQSESPDNPVLLDTFLSRAVEVDVDCVSDGTLAVVGGIMEHIEEAGVHSGDSACALPSHDLPEVVLRTIREQTLSLAKELNIVGLMNVQFAVQDRNVYVLEVNPRASRTIPFVSKAIGSPLAKIAARAMLGESLEELGFTEERVPTFFSVKESVFPFTKFPEVDSLLGPEMRSTGECMGIDPSYEMAFYKAQVGAGNAPPTGGTVFISVKDDDKWASVPVARGLSELGFNLLATRGTAAYLTQNGLKVTPINKVREGQPHIVDAMINGEVDIVINTTVGGQAVHDSRTIRRAALQLGMTYFTTLAAARGAVGALGALAKASPTVHSIQELHAPQTAR